One Nicotiana tomentosiformis chromosome 4, ASM39032v3, whole genome shotgun sequence genomic window carries:
- the LOC138910070 gene encoding uncharacterized protein, translating to MRISLLGRNKLGLVDGSCKKEDFSEAVGNHWERVNAIVLSWIMSSVAKGLLGGIMYATNAQAVWEELYERFNKIDGSRTFNIHKEIVTLTQETTSVSNYFSKLKDLWEEFEALVPALSCNFEKS from the coding sequence ATGAGAATTTCTCTGTTAGGAAGGAATAAACTAGGACTTGTGGATGGCTCTTGTAAAAAAGAGGATTTTTCTGAAGCTGTGGGAAATCATTGGGAAAGGGTTAATGCCATAGTTCTTTCTTGGATAATGAGTTCAGTTGCTAAAGGACTTCTAGGAGGTATTATGTATGCTACTAATGCCCAGGCTGTTTGGGAAGAATTGTATGAACGATTTAACAAAATTGATGGTTCAAGAACCTTTAATATTCATAAAGAGATTGTTACTTTAACCCAAGAAACTACTTCTGTGTCTAACTATTTCTCAAAATTAAAAGACTTATGGGAAGAGTTTGAGGCATTAGTTCCTGCTCTTAGCTGCAACTTTGAAAAATCCTAG